Proteins from a genomic interval of Panthera uncia isolate 11264 chromosome C1 unlocalized genomic scaffold, Puncia_PCG_1.0 HiC_scaffold_4, whole genome shotgun sequence:
- the NADK gene encoding NAD kinase isoform X2, producing the protein METEQEKVSVSKAPGTDSASYRCSACHGDEAWGPGHPTRGRAKSRSLSASPALASTKEFRRTRSLHGPCPVTTFGPKACVLQNPQTIMHIQDPASQRLTWNKSPKSVLVIKKIRDASLLQPFKELCVYLMEENNMIVYVEKKVLEDPAIVSDDNFGPVKKKFCTFREDYDDISNQIDFIICLGGDGTLLYASSLFQGSVPPVMAFHLGSLGFLTPFNFENFQSQVTQVIQGNAAVILRSRLKVRVVKELRGKKMAVPNGVSENGVLAADLAAEAGKQAMQYQVLNEVVIDRGPSSYLSNVDVYLDGHLITTVQGDGVIVSTPTGSTAYAAAAGASMIHPNVPAIMITPICPHSLSFRPIVVPAGVELKIMLSPEARNTAWVSFDGRKRQEIRHGDSISITTSCYPLPSICVRDPVSDWFESLAQCLHWNVRKKQAYFEEEEEEEEEEEEEEEEDEGEEGEEG; encoded by the exons ATGGAAACGGAACAAGAGAAAGTCAGCGTGAGCAAGGCGCCTGGCACAGACTCGGCCTCTTACCGCTGCTCCGCATGCCATGGGGACGAGGCCTGGGGGCCCGGCCATCCCACCCGGGGACGGGCCAAGTCCCGCAGCCTGTCGGCCTCGCCCGCCCTGGCGAGCACCAAAGAGTTCAG GAGGACACGCTCTCTGCACGGGCCGTGCCCGGTGACCACGTTTGGACCAAAGGCCTGCGTACTGCAGAACCCCCAGACCATCAT GCACATCCAGGACCCTGCCAGCCAGCGGTTGACGTGGAACAAGTCCCCAAAGAGTGTTCTTGTCATCAAGAAGATCCGGGACGCCAGCCTGCTGCAGCCCTTCAAGGAGCTCTGTGTGTACCTGATGGAG GAGAACAACATGATTGTGTATGTGGAGAAGAAAGTTCTAGAAGACCCTGCCATAGTGAGCGATGACAACTTTGGACCagtgaagaagaaattctgcaCCTTCAGAGAAG ATTATGATGACATTTCCAATCAGATCGATTTCATCATATGCCTGGGAGGGGATGGGACCCTGCTTTatgcctcctccctcttccag GGCAGCGTGCCTCCCGTCATGGCGTTCCACCTGGGTTCCCTGGGCTTCCTGACCCCCTTCAACTTTGAGAACTTTCAGTCCCAAGTTACTCAGGTGATACAGG GCAACGCGGCTGTCATTCTTCGGAGCCGGCTGAAGGTCAGGGTCGTGAAGGAACTCAGAGGGAAGAAGATGGCCGTCCCCAACGGGGTCAGCGAGAACGGAGTGCTGGCCGCGGACCTGGCCGCAGAGGCTGGGAAGCAGGCCATGCAGTACCAG GTCCTGAACGAGGTGGTGATCGACAGAGGCCCCTCCTCATACCTGTCCAATGTGGATGTCTACCTGGACGGGCATCTCATCACCACGGTACAGGGTGACG GGGTGATCGTCTCCACCCCGACGGGCAGCACGGCGTATGCGGCCGCCGCCGGGGCCTCCATGATCCACCCCAACGTGCCGGCCATCATGATCACGCCCATCTGCCCCCACTCGCTGTCATTCCGGCCCATCGTGGTCCCCGCGGGGGTCGAGCTGAAG ATCATGCTGTCACCGGAAGCCAGGAACACTGCGTGGGTGTCCTTCGATGGACGGAAGAGACAGGAGATCCGCCACGGAGACAG catcagcatcactacCTCTTGCTACCCGCTTCCCTCCATCTGCGTCCGAGACCCCGTGAGCGACTGGTTTGAGAGCCTGGCGCAGTGTCTGCACTGGAACGTGCGGAAGAAGCAGGCGTACttcgaggaggaggaggaggaagaagaggaggaggaagaggaggaggaggaggacgagggggaggagggggaggagggctag
- the NADK gene encoding NAD kinase isoform X1: MSCLVPLCVSSLWTQGQETPPEKTDNSRHQCSSDPRPHLPTMETEQEKVSVSKAPGTDSASYRCSACHGDEAWGPGHPTRGRAKSRSLSASPALASTKEFRRTRSLHGPCPVTTFGPKACVLQNPQTIMHIQDPASQRLTWNKSPKSVLVIKKIRDASLLQPFKELCVYLMEENNMIVYVEKKVLEDPAIVSDDNFGPVKKKFCTFREDYDDISNQIDFIICLGGDGTLLYASSLFQGSVPPVMAFHLGSLGFLTPFNFENFQSQVTQVIQGNAAVILRSRLKVRVVKELRGKKMAVPNGVSENGVLAADLAAEAGKQAMQYQVLNEVVIDRGPSSYLSNVDVYLDGHLITTVQGDGVIVSTPTGSTAYAAAAGASMIHPNVPAIMITPICPHSLSFRPIVVPAGVELKIMLSPEARNTAWVSFDGRKRQEIRHGDSISITTSCYPLPSICVRDPVSDWFESLAQCLHWNVRKKQAYFEEEEEEEEEEEEEEEEDEGEEGEEG, from the exons GCATCAGTGTTCTTCTGATCCAAGGCCTCATTTACCCACCATGGAAACGGAACAAGAGAAAGTCAGCGTGAGCAAGGCGCCTGGCACAGACTCGGCCTCTTACCGCTGCTCCGCATGCCATGGGGACGAGGCCTGGGGGCCCGGCCATCCCACCCGGGGACGGGCCAAGTCCCGCAGCCTGTCGGCCTCGCCCGCCCTGGCGAGCACCAAAGAGTTCAG GAGGACACGCTCTCTGCACGGGCCGTGCCCGGTGACCACGTTTGGACCAAAGGCCTGCGTACTGCAGAACCCCCAGACCATCAT GCACATCCAGGACCCTGCCAGCCAGCGGTTGACGTGGAACAAGTCCCCAAAGAGTGTTCTTGTCATCAAGAAGATCCGGGACGCCAGCCTGCTGCAGCCCTTCAAGGAGCTCTGTGTGTACCTGATGGAG GAGAACAACATGATTGTGTATGTGGAGAAGAAAGTTCTAGAAGACCCTGCCATAGTGAGCGATGACAACTTTGGACCagtgaagaagaaattctgcaCCTTCAGAGAAG ATTATGATGACATTTCCAATCAGATCGATTTCATCATATGCCTGGGAGGGGATGGGACCCTGCTTTatgcctcctccctcttccag GGCAGCGTGCCTCCCGTCATGGCGTTCCACCTGGGTTCCCTGGGCTTCCTGACCCCCTTCAACTTTGAGAACTTTCAGTCCCAAGTTACTCAGGTGATACAGG GCAACGCGGCTGTCATTCTTCGGAGCCGGCTGAAGGTCAGGGTCGTGAAGGAACTCAGAGGGAAGAAGATGGCCGTCCCCAACGGGGTCAGCGAGAACGGAGTGCTGGCCGCGGACCTGGCCGCAGAGGCTGGGAAGCAGGCCATGCAGTACCAG GTCCTGAACGAGGTGGTGATCGACAGAGGCCCCTCCTCATACCTGTCCAATGTGGATGTCTACCTGGACGGGCATCTCATCACCACGGTACAGGGTGACG GGGTGATCGTCTCCACCCCGACGGGCAGCACGGCGTATGCGGCCGCCGCCGGGGCCTCCATGATCCACCCCAACGTGCCGGCCATCATGATCACGCCCATCTGCCCCCACTCGCTGTCATTCCGGCCCATCGTGGTCCCCGCGGGGGTCGAGCTGAAG ATCATGCTGTCACCGGAAGCCAGGAACACTGCGTGGGTGTCCTTCGATGGACGGAAGAGACAGGAGATCCGCCACGGAGACAG catcagcatcactacCTCTTGCTACCCGCTTCCCTCCATCTGCGTCCGAGACCCCGTGAGCGACTGGTTTGAGAGCCTGGCGCAGTGTCTGCACTGGAACGTGCGGAAGAAGCAGGCGTACttcgaggaggaggaggaggaagaagaggaggaggaagaggaggaggaggaggacgagggggaggagggggaggagggctag